In the genome of Rhodamnia argentea isolate NSW1041297 chromosome 3, ASM2092103v1, whole genome shotgun sequence, one region contains:
- the LOC115752402 gene encoding enhancer of mRNA-decapping protein 4-like, with protein sequence MASPGNPNNPQQNPQFELQKLFRPSSNHPVMPSSPPPYPTSSCSYPPPTGPLPFHYLPYPPPQPPPQQELHFFQHQLHQPPPPRSPISSYAAPTSPSPDPNSSGARLMALLGTQSPNPNPPDLAPQSAAFAPSPSAPPDFVVHANLNLLAPSAPPSGFAAAQCGTPVRMLSSKLPKGRHLIGDHLVYDIDVRLQGEVQPQLEVTPITKYVSDPGLVLGRQIAVNRNYICYGLKMGNIRVLNINTALRSLLRGHTQRVTDMAFFAEDVHLLASASIDGRIFVWKINEGADEEEKAQISGKIVIAVQIVGEEEPVHPRLCWHPHKQEILMVAIGNRILKIDTTKVGKAESFTAEEPLKCSMDKLMDGIQIVGKHDAVVTDLSMCQWMTSRLASASVDGTVKIWEDRKPLPLAVLRPHDGHAVNSVTFLTAPHRPDHIVLITGGPVNREVKIWTSSLEEGWLLPSDSESWQCTQTLELKGSGELRVEDAFFNQVVALPRAGLLLLANAKKNAIYAVHIDYGPHPAATRMDYVAEFTVTMPILSITGTSESLPDGEHIVQVYCVQTQAIQQYALALSQCLPPPLDNTELEKTESNVSRVFDAANPDGFANLEMSHGTKHSEITSGNATLVPSVLSSSAGSAPGAAPPVRVPSSQITTLPETLSSGLETKLSALPSPRTVEQIHSASPPLPLSPRISRMSSGFRTPVGSFEPGPAFPNHAGDLPVVEYSSDRILETGADGPAPCDDLRKDDKSVVSNDIPMVPDPPMVFKHPTHLVTPSEILSKAPSSSETQISQGMSMGEAKVQDVVVNNDTTSTEVEVKVVGETGIDQNDDYSFHGESQITIAEQKEKSFYSQASDLGIQMARDCRVDNYSTEGAHQTNDVGVSEPPDQFPTNSDEGMTNNAFMKVGESETPAAVPQSLAPTSKGKRQKGKTSLVSGPSSTSPSPFNSTDSSNDPGSSSGVPSADVAFSQFLAMQESLDQLISMQKEMQKQMATVVSVPFNKESRRLETSLGRNMEKVVKANADALWARFQEEHAKHEKLERDRTQQITNLITNSVNKDLPAMLEKTIKKEIAAIGPSVVRAVTPSIEKSISVAITESFQKGVGDKTVSQLEKAVNSKLEAVLGRQIQSQFQTYGKQALQEALRSSLEASIIPAFELSCKSMFEQVDATLQKGFMKHITATQQQLESTHSPLAIALRDAISSASSITQTLSGELIEGQRKLLAIATAGASSNVANPLVTQLSNGPLPGLHDIAEAPIDPTKELSRLIAENKYEEAFTAALHKSDVSIVSWLCSQVDLQKILSISPLPLSQGVLLALLQQLACDMSKETPRKVSWMTEVAVVINPGDPMIAVHVRPIFEQVYQILGHHRNLPTLSASEANSIRLLMHVINSVLTSCK encoded by the exons ATGGCATCGCCCGGTAACCCCAACAATCCCCAGCAGAACCCGCAATTCGAGCTCCAGAAGCTGTTCAGGCCCTCCTCGAACCACCCGGTCATGCCGTCCTCCCCGCCTCCGTACCCCACGTCCTCGTGCTCCTACCCGCCGCCGACCGGCCCTCTCCCGTTCCACTACTTGCCGTACCCTCCGCCGCAGCCTCCCCCGCAGCAGGAGCTCCATTTCTTCCAGCACCAGCTCCACCAGCCGCCGCCCCCGCGGTCGCCCATCTCGTCGTACGCTGCCCCGACCTCGCCGTCGCCCGACCCCAATTCGAGCGGCGCCCGGTTGATGGCTCTCCTGGGCACCCAGAGCCCTAACCCTAATCCCCCCGATTTGGCGCCGCAGTCGGCGGCCTTTGCCCCATCGCCGTCTGCTCCACCTGATTTTGTGGTGCACGCGAACCTTAACTTGTTGGCTCCTTCGGCCCCGCCGTCCGGTTTTGCAGCGGCTCAGTGCGGCACGCCAGTTCGGATGCTCAGTAGTAAGCTGCCAAAAGGTCGGCATTTGATCGGTGATCATTTGGTTTATGACATCGACGTTAGATTACAGGGTGAAGTTCAGCCTCAGCTTGAGGTCACTCCGATTACTAAGTATGTGTCGGATCCGGGTTTGGTTTTGGGCCGTCAGATTGCCGTCAACCGGAATTATATATGCTACGGGTTGAAGATGGGGAATATTAGGGTTCTCAATATAAATACCGCGCTAAGGTCTTTGTTGCGTGGTCATACACAG AGAGTAACAGATATGGCTTTCTTTGCTGAGGATGTTCACCTTTTGGCCAG TGCGAGCATTGACGGGAGGATCTTCGTATGGAAGATTAATGAAGGTGCAGATGAAGAGGAGAAGGCTCAAATCTCGGGGAAAATTGTCATTGCCGTTCAGATTGTGGGAGAGGAAGAACCTGTGCATCCACGACTATGTTGGCATCCTCACAAGCAA GAAATTTTAATGGTTGCAATTGGAAACCGTATACTGAAGATTGATACAACAAAAGTTGGTAAAGCAGAATCGTTCACAGCTGAGGAACCTCTAAAGTGTTCCATGGATAAGCTAATGGATGGGATCCAGATTGTTGGTAAACATGATGCAGTAGTTACAGATTTGTCAATGTGCCAATGGATGACAAGCAGACTGGCCTCAGCTTCAGTGGATGGAACG gtgaaaatttgggaagacCGTAAGCCATTGCCACTTGCAGTTCTGAGGCCTCATGATGGTCATGCCGTCAACTCTGTCACCTTTTTGACTGCTCCCCATCGACCAGATCACATCGTTCTCATCACAGGG GGTCCGGTGAATCGAGAAGTCAAGATATGGACCTCTTCCCTCGAAGAGGGATGGTTGTTGCCTAGTGATTCTGAATCTTGGCAATGTACTCAGACCCTGGAGTTAAAGGGTTCCGGTGAACTCCGGGTTGAAGATGCATTCTTTAATCAAGTTGTGGCATTACCTCGTGCAGGGCTTCTTTTACTTGCGAACGCAAAGAAGAATGCTATATATGCAGTGCATATAGATTATGGGCCTCATCCTGCTGCAACCCGCATGGACTATGTAGCTGAATTTACAGTTACGATGCCCATTTTGAGTATCACTGGAACTAGCGAGAGTTTGCCAGATGGGGAACACATTGTGCAGGTTTATTGTGTCCAAACACAAGCCATTCAGCAGTATGCATTGGCCTTGTCACAATGCCTGCCGCCACCTTTGGATAACACCGAGTTGGAGAAGACTGAATCTAATGTCTCTCGTGTATTTGATGCTGCCAATCCCGATGGTTTTGCTAACTTGGAAATGTCTCATGGAACTAAGCATTCTGAGATAACATCAGGGAATGCCACTTTGGTTCCATCTGTGCTTTCGAGCAGTGCTGGTAGTGCCCCTGGAGCGGCACCCCCTGTAAGAGTGCCTTCTTCTCAAATTACTACCTTGCCTGAGACCCTTTCTTCTGGCTTAGAGACAAAGCTAAGTGCTTTGCCATCTCCAAGAACTGTTGAACAAATCCACAgtgcttctcctcctcttcctttgaGTCCTAGGATTTCTCGGATGTCCTCTGGCTTCAGAACTCCAGTAGGTAGCTTTGAGCCTGGTCCTGCATTCCCTAATCATGCTGGCGATCTGCCGGTTGTTGAATATTCATCTGATAGGATACTGGAGACCGGTGCCGATGGACCGGCTCCATGTGATGATTTGAGGAAGGATGACAAAAGTGTTGTCTCAAATGATATACCAATGGTTCCAGATCCTCCAATGGTTTTTAAGCATCCAACTCATCTTGTGACTCCATCGGAAATTTTATCCAAGGCTCCATCCTCCTCTGAGACTCAAATTAGTCAAGGTATGAGCATGGGAGAGGCAAAGGTTCAAGATGTGGTCGTCAATAATGACACAACAAGCACAGAGGTTGAGGTTAAAGTTGTTGGGGAGACAGGAATTGATCAGAATGATGATTACAGCTTCCATGGAGAATCTCAAATAACTATTGCTGAACAAAAAGAGAAGTCTTTCTACTCTCAGGCTTCTGATCTTGGCATTCAGATGGCGAGAGATTGTCGTGTTGATAATTACAGCACGGAAGGAGCTCATCAGACTAATGATGTTGGTGTTAGTGAGCCTCCGGATCAGTTTCCCACTAACAGTGATGAAGGAATGACAAACAATGCTTTTATGAAGGTTGGTGAATCAGAAACTCCAGCGGCTGTTCCCCAGTCCTTAGCCCCAACTTCTAAAGGCAAAAGACAGAAAGGAAAAACATCTCTAGTGTCCGGCCCATCTTCAACATCCCCAAGTCCTTTCAACTCCACAGATTCATCAAATGACCCAGGCAGTAGTTCAGGTGTCCCATCAGCAGATGTTGCATTTTCACAGTTTTTAGCTATGCAGGAGTCCCTTGACCAG TTAATAAGCATGCAAAAGGAAATGCAGAAGCAGATGGCAACAGTTGTGTCTGTCCCATTTAACAAAGAGAGTAGAAGACTGGAAACATCTCTTGGACGAAACATGGAGAAAGTTGTTAAAGCAAATGCTGATGCTCTGTGGGCTCGTTTCCAAGAAGAACATgctaaacatgaaaaattggaGCGCGACCGAACCCAACAAATTACAAATCTAATCACCAACTCTGTGAACAAGGATTTGCCGGCGATGCTGGAGAAAACTATAAAGAAGGAAATAGCAGCAATTGGACCATCTGTAGTTCGTGCAGTCACTCCAAGTATTGAGAAGAGCATATCAGTGGCCATAACGGAGTCATTCCAG AAAGGAGTGGGAGATAAGACAGTTAGCCAGCTGGAGAAGGCGGTCAACTCCAAATTAGAAGCTGTATTAGGGAGGCAAATTCAATCGCAATTTCAGACTTATGGAAAGCAGGCTCTCCAG GAGGCATTAAGATCCAGCTTGGAAGCATCCATAATACCTGCTTTTGAGTTGTCATGCAAATCAATGTTTGAGCAAGTTGATGCAACTCTTCAAAAAGGGTTTATGAAACATATCACTGCCACTCAGCAGCAACTTGAGTCTACACACTCTCCCCTGGCCATTGCTTTAAGG GATGCCATCAGTTCAGCTTCCTCGATTACTCAGACATTAAGTGGAGAATTGATTGAGGGCCAGCGCAAGCTCTTAGCTATTGCAACTGCCGGTGCAAGTTCTAATGTTGCAAACCCCTTGGTTACTCAGTTGAGTAACGGGCCATTGCCCGGTCTGCATGATATT GCGGAGGCACCAATTGATCCAACTAAAGAGTTGTCCAGATTGATAGCAGAGAACAAGTATGAAGAAGCCTTTACTGCAGCCCTACACAAAAGTGACGTATCAATAGTATCCTGGCTATGTAGTCAG GTTGATCTGCAGAAGATCTTGTCCATCTCTCCGTTGCCATTGAGCCAGGGagtgcttcttgctcttctccaGCAGTTGGCTTGTGATATGAGCAAGGAAACACCAAGGAAGGTGAGCTGGATGACAGAAGTTGCAGTCGTCATCAACCCAGGTGATCCGATGATTGCAGTGCACGTGAGACCGATCTTTGAACAGGTGTACCAGATACTAGGACATCATCGAAATCTCCCCACCCTCTCTGCCTCTGAAGCGAACAGCATCCGCCTTCTCATGCATGTGATAAACTCCGTGTTAACCAGCTGTAAATGA